A part of Myxococcus landrumus genomic DNA contains:
- a CDS encoding RNA polymerase sigma factor, producing the protein MTESSHRRIEHLLREHAPRVLGAVLRKFRDFGASEDAVQEALLAAAQQWPRDGVPEDPRAWLIQVASRRITDHVRAEAARRHREELVVSLVPPELQLVLPREGDELAGRDDALVLLFMCCHPALSTATAIALTLRAVGGLTTAEIAKAFLVPETTMAQRISRAKQSIKSSGVPFQKPTPEETGQRLGAVLHVLYLIFSEGYTASSGPELHRTDLSGEAIRLTRMLHTLLPEDGEVAGLLALMLLTDARRAARTGPEGELIPLDVQDRSLWDAGMIEEGVALISATLSKGSLGMYQVQAAIAAVHDEAPRAEDTDWPQILALYGVLMGLSDNPVVALNHAIATAMVHGPEVGLELLKALDAEGRLEESHRLDAVRAHLLERAGRHAEAVAHYREAAERTTSLPERNYLLTQAARLNDAKS; encoded by the coding sequence ATGACGGAGTCGAGCCACAGACGCATCGAGCACCTGCTGCGGGAGCATGCGCCGCGGGTGCTTGGCGCGGTCCTCCGGAAGTTTCGAGACTTCGGGGCCTCGGAGGATGCGGTGCAGGAGGCGCTGCTCGCGGCGGCCCAGCAGTGGCCCCGCGACGGCGTGCCGGAGGACCCGCGTGCGTGGTTGATACAGGTCGCCTCCCGGCGAATCACGGACCACGTGCGAGCGGAGGCCGCGCGCCGCCACCGCGAGGAGCTGGTGGTCAGCCTGGTGCCGCCGGAGCTTCAGCTCGTGCTGCCCAGGGAGGGCGATGAGCTGGCGGGCCGGGACGACGCGCTCGTGTTGTTGTTCATGTGCTGTCACCCCGCGCTGTCCACGGCCACCGCGATTGCGCTGACGCTGCGGGCGGTGGGCGGGTTGACGACGGCGGAAATCGCCAAGGCGTTCCTCGTCCCCGAGACGACGATGGCGCAGCGGATCAGCCGGGCCAAGCAGAGCATCAAGAGCTCTGGTGTCCCGTTCCAGAAGCCCACGCCGGAGGAGACCGGGCAGCGGCTGGGCGCGGTGCTGCACGTGCTCTACCTCATCTTCAGCGAGGGCTACACGGCGAGCTCCGGGCCGGAGCTGCACCGCACGGACCTGTCGGGTGAGGCGATTCGACTCACGCGGATGCTGCACACGCTCCTGCCGGAGGACGGCGAGGTGGCGGGGCTGCTGGCGTTGATGCTCCTCACGGATGCGCGGCGCGCCGCGAGGACGGGGCCCGAGGGTGAGCTGATTCCGCTCGACGTGCAGGACCGGAGCCTGTGGGACGCGGGGATGATTGAGGAGGGCGTCGCGCTCATCTCCGCGACGCTGTCGAAGGGCTCGCTGGGGATGTACCAGGTGCAGGCGGCCATCGCGGCGGTGCACGACGAGGCCCCGCGCGCGGAGGACACGGACTGGCCCCAAATCCTCGCGCTCTACGGCGTGCTGATGGGGCTGTCCGACAACCCGGTGGTGGCGCTCAACCACGCCATCGCGACGGCGATGGTGCACGGGCCAGAGGTGGGGCTGGAGCTCTTGAAGGCGCTGGACGCGGAGGGGCGGCTGGAGGAGAGCCACCGTCTGGACGCGGTCCGCGCGCACCTGTTGGAACGAGCGGGCCGGCACGCGGAGGCGGTGGCTCACTATCGCGAGGCGGCGGAGCGCACCACCAGCCTCCCGGAGCGCAACTACCTGCTGACCCAGGCCGCGCGGCTGAACGACGCGAAGTCCTAG
- a CDS encoding serine hydrolase, with protein MRRSLSPRFLSTALSGLVALGLLTGADTPKPATQWLARPSEAARIARIEQGLPAFSLPGEAPRRMSLQEWMALYEIPGVSIAVFDKGSLVWSKGYGVKHAGGNEPVTLDTVFQAASISKPVTALAAMHHAEKRKWSLDENINDKLVSWKLPDNEFTKDQKATLRRLLSHSAGTTVGGFRGYSPQAPFPTLHQVLNGESPANTAPVRVNVVPGTLTRYSGGGTLIVQQMLIDQLQKPFPQIMQETVLTPLGMKHSTFEHPLPKHLESLAASGTKSGGKTLEGRWAVHPELAAAGLWTTPTDLTRIALEVTKASKGQSQRVVSKAMAQQMLTRQSESFGIGFLRRKDQPWFGHSGGNQGYRCVFVTFPEPGSGIAIMTNSDDGTFLFDRLIVSAAAEYGWKGYTADPETTSFTADMILRLKGADAAIAWFTAHKNTATDKDAPTAEVLNTLGYSLLSKDRVPDALKLFEANVALFPQDANAHDSLGEAYALAGRKDDAIRGYKKSLELNPKNENAVKQLKDLGAPAAK; from the coding sequence ATGCGACGTTCCCTGTCTCCCCGCTTTCTCTCCACGGCCCTCTCGGGCCTCGTCGCTCTCGGCCTCCTCACCGGCGCGGACACGCCCAAGCCCGCCACGCAGTGGCTGGCCCGCCCCTCCGAGGCCGCCCGCATCGCCCGCATCGAGCAGGGCCTTCCCGCCTTCTCCCTCCCGGGTGAAGCGCCTCGCCGCATGTCCCTCCAGGAGTGGATGGCCCTGTATGAAATCCCCGGCGTCAGCATCGCCGTGTTCGACAAGGGCTCGCTCGTCTGGAGCAAGGGCTACGGCGTCAAGCACGCCGGGGGCAACGAGCCCGTCACCCTCGACACCGTCTTCCAGGCCGCGTCCATCAGCAAGCCGGTGACGGCCCTGGCCGCGATGCACCACGCCGAGAAGCGCAAGTGGTCTCTCGACGAGAACATCAACGACAAGCTCGTGTCCTGGAAGCTGCCCGACAACGAGTTCACGAAGGACCAGAAGGCCACCCTGCGCCGGCTGCTCTCCCACTCCGCCGGGACGACGGTGGGGGGCTTCCGTGGCTATTCACCCCAGGCGCCCTTCCCCACGCTGCACCAGGTCCTGAACGGTGAGAGCCCGGCCAACACCGCCCCGGTGCGCGTGAATGTCGTGCCCGGCACCCTGACGCGCTACAGCGGCGGCGGCACGCTCATCGTCCAGCAGATGCTCATTGATCAGCTCCAGAAGCCCTTCCCCCAAATCATGCAGGAGACGGTGCTGACGCCCCTGGGCATGAAGCACAGCACCTTCGAGCACCCCCTGCCCAAGCACCTCGAGTCGCTCGCCGCCAGCGGCACGAAGTCGGGTGGAAAGACGCTCGAGGGACGCTGGGCCGTCCATCCGGAGCTGGCCGCCGCCGGCCTGTGGACCACGCCCACGGACCTCACGCGCATCGCGCTGGAGGTCACGAAGGCGTCCAAGGGCCAGTCCCAGCGCGTGGTCTCCAAGGCCATGGCGCAGCAGATGCTCACCCGGCAGTCGGAGTCCTTCGGCATCGGCTTCCTGCGTCGCAAGGACCAGCCGTGGTTCGGCCATTCGGGAGGGAACCAGGGCTACCGCTGCGTCTTCGTGACCTTCCCCGAACCCGGAAGCGGCATCGCCATCATGACCAACTCGGATGACGGCACGTTCCTCTTCGACCGGCTCATCGTCAGCGCGGCGGCGGAGTACGGCTGGAAGGGCTACACCGCCGACCCCGAGACCACCTCGTTCACCGCGGACATGATTCTGCGGCTGAAGGGCGCGGACGCCGCCATCGCCTGGTTCACCGCGCACAAGAACACCGCGACGGACAAGGACGCGCCGACCGCGGAGGTCCTCAACACCCTGGGCTACTCGCTGTTGAGCAAGGACCGGGTCCCCGACGCCCTGAAGCTGTTCGAGGCCAACGTCGCCCTCTTCCCCCAGGACGCCAACGCCCACGACAGCCTGGGTGAGGCCTACGCCCTCGCGGGCCGCAAGGACGACGCCATCCGCGGCTACAAGAAGTCGCTGGAGCTCAACCCCAAGAACGAGAACGCCGTGAAGCAACTGAAGGACCTCGGCGCCCCGGCGGCGAAGTAG
- a CDS encoding Ig-like domain-containing protein — MRWALCVLGLMVFTPGCKDSTPNDNAPPDDAGQTDAGGSDGGPTPPDGGREPTGDGGVGDGGSQPSEALGFIDYVLPASDAEAVARNAHVIVGFTEALDATTVNEDVLTVWENGVSLQGTLAHDATTRTLAFTPARPFTADALVTVVVSSLLRSATGKSLEVPHHSLFTVGFASDTSPPSVVSVKPLLGVTDVPSTWPVYVLTFSEPMDPSTLTADSLQFEQQLGSNPASPLSGTYSYDAASQSVYFRVSPPPAPGARVTCTLSTKAKDLAGNSLIREYTHTFLVALSRDTLAPRVQATLPEASAVGVAARQAPLLVRFSEPLRPESITPDRLFLEELNEDGTQVVRRVPGTLRYDDARLQVGFTPHAPLKYQTRYRGQVRLVEDLAGNRLVPFEGFGFVTELQPSPPRVVEATPAPDTRFVPLSGPLRVRFDRPLDRASITPETVSVAGVTGVANYESSTNTVAFRQLSPFAPATEYTMTVKDVRTPQGVSLASPFTYTIRTVAPGVRVSAGSPGQAGVPVFATGPLGTLAVWNENTGTGVQVRASLNRGAGFGESLLVGEGSSMKQSPQVAAWDQRFIVGWSDPALTVDAVALFDGTAFTPVTPGIRGRLFGFGNTLYAYDSDSGAFRVRSGEQWLEVTRKDLGTSPTLLSNAGALLFMSGPDSFEDVTTIFDGVQWVHSGAVGTSVEKQYILVGDSFGRAWSNSEGTWFSLFNRTTRAWGPTEFITSSQARNLRIASDGNTVTALFIRSDELTAAVRVNGEWQALVRLPDSGPTPLPVAMVSYQGNYTGLLSASSSSQLRFITQVGGSWTSVTRGVVATGMNAVLETRAVGNEVLVLMRKNGPVSTTHEVWATALTPQGWQPSVQLRGAESTPVVSHRVGDQVNVSYVAPGQLSARGYQGGGQWGAATQMVTPPLVGGVREAVVDFSPDGAGAAAWEQFDGGVWSLFLAEYDGEVWHQPVRLGPVGSKVRVAVDGDRVVVAYLKPSTTTGQMDIWAVSYVAGVLGTPVKLDSVTGTDPDLVLVHGASGFMVAWGQWEIRSALSVDGTTWSTPQLAAERTSSTLHWQYTRLIPSGASFVLSTKREGGTLNILRMYTSGVWLPRVEPVLRTGIYDLVATDSTVMVMAPLASEFRYMVHNGVAWSNENTVASPGDGQGLMAVSPSGIRMHTDVSWWRWTGTEWLKEATRVSRPSPLGDLRCDAKGCGLVTGPGFGGETDLSLSYASGTRSFWRGAVPHEGPFPVQPRSVTWDFAGSTYRVTWRQAVAPGMTALHASTKL, encoded by the coding sequence ATGAGATGGGCCCTGTGTGTCCTGGGCCTCATGGTGTTCACCCCTGGCTGCAAGGACAGCACGCCGAACGACAATGCCCCGCCGGATGACGCTGGACAGACGGATGCGGGAGGCTCCGACGGTGGCCCCACTCCGCCCGATGGTGGCAGGGAGCCCACGGGGGATGGCGGGGTCGGAGATGGTGGCTCGCAGCCTTCGGAGGCCCTGGGCTTCATCGACTACGTGTTGCCCGCGTCGGACGCGGAGGCGGTGGCTCGCAACGCGCACGTCATCGTGGGCTTCACGGAGGCGCTCGACGCCACCACGGTGAACGAGGATGTCCTCACGGTGTGGGAGAACGGGGTCTCGCTTCAGGGCACCCTGGCGCATGACGCCACCACCCGCACGCTGGCCTTCACCCCGGCGCGTCCGTTCACCGCCGACGCGTTGGTGACGGTGGTGGTCTCCTCGCTGCTTCGCTCGGCGACGGGCAAGTCGCTGGAGGTGCCCCATCACTCCCTCTTCACGGTGGGCTTCGCGTCGGACACGTCGCCGCCGAGCGTGGTGTCCGTGAAGCCGCTCCTCGGAGTGACGGATGTGCCGTCGACCTGGCCGGTGTACGTCCTCACGTTCAGCGAGCCCATGGACCCGAGCACGCTCACGGCCGACTCGCTCCAGTTCGAACAACAACTGGGGTCGAACCCCGCGTCGCCGCTGTCCGGGACGTACAGCTACGATGCCGCGAGCCAGTCGGTGTACTTCCGGGTGAGCCCCCCGCCCGCGCCGGGCGCACGTGTCACGTGCACGCTCTCCACGAAGGCGAAGGACCTGGCGGGCAACTCCCTCATCCGGGAGTACACGCACACGTTCCTGGTGGCGTTGTCGAGAGACACCCTCGCTCCTCGTGTGCAGGCAACCCTGCCGGAGGCGAGCGCGGTGGGCGTCGCCGCGCGCCAGGCCCCCCTCCTCGTCCGCTTCAGCGAGCCGCTCCGGCCCGAGAGCATCACGCCGGACCGGCTCTTCCTGGAGGAGCTGAATGAGGATGGCACCCAGGTGGTGCGCCGCGTCCCAGGCACCCTGCGCTACGACGACGCGCGGCTCCAGGTGGGCTTCACGCCTCACGCGCCCCTGAAGTACCAGACGCGCTATCGGGGACAGGTCCGCTTGGTGGAAGACCTCGCGGGTAACCGGCTGGTGCCGTTCGAGGGTTTCGGCTTCGTCACGGAGTTGCAGCCGTCGCCTCCGCGCGTCGTCGAGGCGACGCCGGCTCCGGACACGCGCTTCGTGCCGCTGAGTGGCCCGCTGCGCGTGCGCTTCGACCGGCCGTTGGACCGGGCCTCCATCACCCCGGAGACGGTCAGCGTCGCGGGCGTCACGGGAGTGGCCAACTACGAGTCTTCCACGAACACGGTGGCGTTCCGGCAGTTGTCGCCCTTCGCGCCCGCGACGGAATACACGATGACGGTGAAGGACGTGCGCACGCCTCAGGGGGTGAGCCTTGCTTCGCCCTTCACGTACACGATTCGCACGGTGGCTCCGGGCGTGAGGGTGAGCGCGGGAAGTCCTGGCCAGGCGGGTGTGCCCGTGTTCGCCACCGGGCCGCTGGGGACGCTGGCCGTGTGGAACGAGAACACGGGCACGGGAGTCCAGGTTCGCGCTTCGCTCAACAGGGGCGCTGGCTTCGGAGAGTCCCTCCTGGTGGGGGAGGGCAGCTCGATGAAGCAGTCGCCGCAGGTGGCCGCGTGGGACCAGCGGTTCATCGTGGGGTGGTCAGACCCAGCGCTCACGGTCGATGCGGTGGCGCTCTTCGATGGGACGGCCTTCACCCCGGTGACGCCGGGCATCCGTGGCCGCCTCTTCGGCTTCGGCAACACCCTCTATGCCTATGACTCCGACTCCGGGGCCTTCCGGGTGCGCTCCGGGGAGCAGTGGTTGGAGGTGACCCGGAAGGACCTGGGGACGTCCCCCACCCTGCTCTCGAACGCGGGGGCCTTGCTGTTCATGTCGGGGCCGGACTCCTTCGAGGACGTCACGACGATTTTCGACGGGGTGCAGTGGGTGCACTCCGGCGCCGTCGGCACGTCCGTGGAGAAGCAGTACATCCTCGTGGGAGACAGCTTTGGCCGGGCGTGGAGCAACTCCGAAGGGACGTGGTTCTCGCTCTTCAATCGGACCACCCGGGCGTGGGGGCCCACCGAGTTCATCACCTCCAGTCAGGCGCGCAACCTGCGCATCGCCTCGGATGGCAACACCGTCACGGCGCTCTTCATCCGCTCGGATGAGCTCACCGCGGCGGTTCGCGTCAATGGTGAGTGGCAGGCCCTCGTGAGGCTGCCGGACAGCGGGCCGACTCCCCTCCCCGTGGCGATGGTTTCGTACCAAGGCAACTACACCGGGTTGTTGTCGGCCAGCAGCTCGTCGCAGCTGCGCTTCATCACGCAGGTGGGGGGCTCGTGGACGTCGGTGACGAGGGGGGTTGTCGCCACGGGGATGAACGCGGTGCTCGAGACGCGTGCGGTGGGCAATGAGGTGCTGGTCCTGATGCGGAAGAACGGCCCGGTGTCGACCACGCATGAAGTCTGGGCGACCGCGCTCACGCCGCAGGGTTGGCAGCCGAGCGTCCAGCTTCGCGGCGCGGAGAGCACCCCCGTGGTGTCACATCGGGTGGGGGACCAGGTGAATGTGTCCTATGTGGCGCCGGGGCAGCTCTCCGCGCGTGGCTATCAGGGCGGTGGCCAGTGGGGCGCGGCGACGCAGATGGTGACGCCGCCGCTCGTCGGTGGCGTGCGGGAGGCGGTGGTCGACTTCTCGCCAGACGGGGCTGGGGCCGCCGCGTGGGAGCAGTTCGATGGGGGCGTGTGGAGCCTCTTCCTCGCGGAGTACGACGGGGAGGTGTGGCACCAGCCCGTGCGTCTGGGGCCCGTGGGCTCCAAGGTTCGTGTGGCCGTGGATGGCGACAGGGTGGTCGTCGCATACCTCAAGCCGTCCACCACGACGGGCCAGATGGACATCTGGGCGGTGTCCTATGTCGCGGGGGTGCTGGGGACGCCGGTCAAGCTGGACAGCGTGACGGGAACGGACCCCGACCTCGTCCTCGTGCACGGCGCCAGTGGCTTCATGGTGGCGTGGGGGCAGTGGGAGATTCGCTCCGCGCTGAGCGTGGACGGGACGACCTGGAGCACGCCTCAGCTGGCCGCCGAGCGCACGTCGTCGACGCTGCATTGGCAGTACACGCGGTTGATTCCGTCGGGAGCCTCCTTCGTGTTGTCGACGAAGCGGGAGGGGGGCACGCTGAACATCCTGCGCATGTACACCTCGGGCGTCTGGCTGCCGAGGGTGGAGCCGGTGCTGCGGACCGGCATCTACGACCTCGTGGCCACGGACAGCACGGTGATGGTGATGGCGCCCCTCGCCAGCGAGTTCCGCTACATGGTGCACAACGGTGTCGCCTGGTCCAACGAGAACACCGTGGCGTCGCCAGGGGACGGTCAGGGCTTGATGGCCGTGTCCCCGAGCGGAATCCGGATGCACACGGACGTGAGCTGGTGGCGGTGGACGGGGACGGAGTGGTTGAAGGAGGCGACGCGGGTCAGTCGCCCCTCTCCGTTGGGCGACCTGCGGTGCGACGCGAAGGGCTGTGGTCTGGTGACGGGGCCCGGCTTCGGAGGGGAGACGGACCTGTCCTTGTCCTACGCGTCGGGCACGCGCTCGTTCTGGAGAGGCGCCGTGCCGCACGAGGGGCCCTTCCCCGTCCAGCCGAGGAGCGTGACGTGGGACTTCGCGGGGAGCACCTACCGCGTCACCTGGCGTCAGGCCGTGGCGCCGGGCATGACGGCGCTGCACGCCAGCACGAAGCTGTGA
- a CDS encoding serine hydrolase domain-containing protein: MRPLLSSRVLPVALTGLTAIGLLTGADTRKPATQWMARPSEAARITRVEQGIAALTIPGEAPRHMSLQDWMAMYEIPGVSVAVFDRGSLVWAKGYGVKEAGGSEPITLDTLFQAASISKPVTALAAMHHAEKRKWSLDENINDKLVSWKLPDNEFTKDQKVTLRRLLSHSAGTTVHGFRGYSAQESVPTLQQLLNGEKPANSAPVRVDTVPGTLTRYSGGGTSIVQQMLVDQLQKPFPQIMKETVLTPLGLKNSTYEQPLPKALEPLAAVGTRSGGKSLEGRWHTYPEQAAAGLWTTPSDLARIALEVSKSTQGKSQRVVSQAMAQQMLSRQSEAFGIGFMRRPNVNWFGHGGSNEGYRCVLVAFAEPGSGIAIMTNSDDGSYLFDRLIASAAAEYGWKGFTPDPETAFFTTDMILRTKDADAAVAWFTTHKNTATGKDAPTSDILNSLGYSLLGKGRIPDAVKLFEANVALFPQDANTHDSLGEAYAAASRKDDAVRSYKKSLELNPKNANAVKQLEALGVTTATPTK, from the coding sequence ATGCGCCCCCTCCTCTCCTCCCGCGTCCTCCCCGTGGCCCTCACGGGCCTCACGGCCATCGGCCTCCTCACCGGCGCGGACACGCGCAAGCCCGCGACCCAGTGGATGGCCCGGCCCTCCGAGGCCGCCCGCATCACCCGCGTGGAGCAGGGCATTGCCGCCCTGACCATCCCCGGCGAAGCGCCCCGCCACATGTCCCTCCAGGACTGGATGGCGATGTATGAAATCCCCGGCGTCAGCGTCGCCGTGTTCGACCGGGGCTCGCTCGTCTGGGCCAAGGGCTACGGCGTGAAAGAGGCCGGAGGCTCCGAGCCCATCACCCTCGACACCCTCTTCCAGGCCGCCTCCATCAGCAAGCCCGTGACAGCGCTCGCCGCCATGCACCACGCCGAGAAGCGCAAGTGGTCCCTCGACGAGAACATCAACGACAAGCTCGTCTCCTGGAAGCTGCCCGACAACGAGTTCACGAAGGACCAGAAGGTCACCCTGCGCCGCCTGCTCTCCCACTCCGCCGGGACGACGGTGCATGGCTTCCGCGGATACTCCGCCCAGGAATCCGTTCCCACGCTGCAACAGCTTCTCAATGGCGAGAAGCCCGCCAACTCCGCTCCCGTCCGCGTGGACACGGTGCCCGGCACCCTGACGCGCTACAGCGGCGGCGGCACCTCCATCGTCCAGCAGATGCTCGTGGACCAGCTCCAGAAGCCCTTCCCCCAAATCATGAAGGAGACGGTGCTCACCCCGCTGGGCCTGAAGAACAGCACCTACGAGCAGCCCCTGCCCAAGGCCCTGGAGCCCCTCGCCGCCGTCGGCACGCGCTCGGGCGGCAAGAGCCTGGAAGGCCGCTGGCACACGTACCCCGAGCAGGCCGCCGCCGGCCTGTGGACGACGCCGTCGGACCTCGCCCGCATCGCGCTGGAGGTCTCCAAGTCCACCCAGGGCAAGTCCCAGCGCGTGGTGTCCCAGGCCATGGCGCAGCAGATGCTCAGCCGGCAGTCGGAGGCCTTCGGCATCGGCTTCATGCGCCGCCCGAACGTGAACTGGTTCGGCCACGGCGGCTCGAACGAGGGCTACCGCTGCGTCCTCGTGGCCTTCGCCGAGCCCGGCAGCGGCATCGCCATCATGACCAACTCGGATGATGGCTCGTACCTCTTCGACCGCCTCATCGCCAGCGCCGCCGCCGAGTACGGCTGGAAGGGCTTCACCCCCGACCCCGAGACGGCCTTCTTCACCACGGACATGATTCTGCGGACGAAGGACGCGGACGCCGCCGTCGCCTGGTTCACCACGCACAAGAACACCGCGACGGGCAAGGACGCGCCGACCTCCGACATCCTCAACTCCCTGGGGTACTCGCTGCTCGGCAAGGGCCGCATCCCCGACGCCGTGAAGCTGTTCGAGGCCAACGTCGCCCTCTTCCCCCAGGACGCCAACACCCACGACAGCCTGGGCGAGGCCTACGCGGCCGCCAGCCGCAAGGACGACGCGGTCCGCAGCTACAAGAAGTCGCTGGAGCTCAACCCCAAGAACGCGAACGCCGTGAAGCAACTGGAAGCGCTCGGCGTGACGACGGCGACCCCGACGAAGTAG
- a CDS encoding serine/threonine-protein kinase has product MTASTKTKEERARLNKDSLISTQVNDFVIEERIGEGGMGVVYRAAHPLIGKQVAIKVLRSELVTQQQVDRLLIEARAVNAIRHPGIIDIFGFGQLPDGRPYIIMELLRGQSLSSAIQQRSRLNPNTAVWILDQMLSALGAAHAAGVVHRDLKPGNVFLADALDGSRVVKLVDFGIAKLVREQTGPATVTGAILGTPEYMSPEQIRGTPISAATDLYAVGVIAFQMLTGERPFKGDQLQVLFAHVEQPPPLPSSLVPDIPSELDALVLRLLAKSPAQRPESADAVRRALKQIPPSRLPPLDTEPTDVIAPPWLESGTKSTASQIRLNLPRPRRVHWALAAGGVLLSTAAATAFLLWPRTHASPSHAPDAPPEPIAQQVAPVPLEEPIPKPVPAETLTPVPPPSKAPATAAPKWAATPQPQPQPAAAEPQTTPPESPTRPPTPSRSATTPLDSKLAQRIQQLMVSYQQLSSGHDPIPEFEKELKRIHARALTAKTRSQLAHVNTSLDALARHLETVAASRAPSPPPAPQPVVTLRAPSPHFMALLTTPKLNPTDERLARRFVYLKSLYLVRSSKREYPQHHEDTFVQILHRAMEADTADERMDIHRALDDWKSTLDRATPK; this is encoded by the coding sequence ATGACCGCTAGCACCAAGACGAAGGAAGAGCGCGCGCGTCTCAACAAGGACTCGCTGATTTCCACGCAGGTCAACGACTTCGTCATCGAAGAGCGGATTGGCGAAGGCGGAATGGGCGTCGTCTATCGCGCCGCGCATCCCCTGATTGGCAAACAAGTCGCCATCAAGGTGCTCCGCTCGGAGCTCGTCACCCAGCAACAAGTGGACCGGCTGCTCATCGAGGCCCGCGCGGTCAATGCCATCCGCCACCCTGGCATCATCGACATCTTCGGGTTCGGACAGCTCCCCGATGGCCGGCCCTACATCATCATGGAGCTGCTCCGGGGCCAATCCCTCTCATCGGCAATCCAACAGCGCTCGCGCCTCAATCCGAACACCGCCGTCTGGATTCTCGACCAGATGCTGTCGGCGCTTGGCGCCGCCCACGCGGCGGGTGTGGTGCACCGAGACCTGAAGCCCGGGAACGTGTTCCTCGCGGATGCGCTGGACGGCTCGCGCGTCGTGAAGCTCGTCGACTTCGGCATTGCCAAGCTGGTGCGTGAACAGACCGGGCCCGCCACCGTGACAGGCGCCATCCTGGGGACCCCCGAATACATGTCCCCCGAGCAGATTCGCGGGACGCCCATCAGCGCCGCCACGGACCTCTACGCCGTCGGCGTCATCGCCTTCCAGATGCTGACGGGCGAGCGTCCCTTCAAGGGCGACCAGCTCCAGGTCCTCTTCGCCCACGTCGAGCAACCTCCGCCCCTCCCGTCCTCGCTCGTCCCCGACATCCCCTCGGAGCTCGACGCACTCGTCCTCCGGTTGCTCGCCAAGAGCCCGGCCCAGCGTCCGGAGTCCGCGGACGCCGTGCGACGAGCGCTGAAGCAGATTCCACCCAGCCGTCTTCCCCCGCTCGACACGGAGCCCACGGACGTCATCGCGCCTCCCTGGTTGGAAAGCGGCACGAAATCCACCGCGTCGCAGATTCGGCTCAACCTTCCCAGGCCCCGGCGCGTCCACTGGGCCCTGGCCGCTGGCGGCGTGCTCCTGTCCACCGCCGCCGCGACCGCGTTCCTGCTCTGGCCCCGGACCCACGCCAGCCCATCCCATGCCCCGGATGCGCCTCCCGAACCCATCGCCCAACAGGTGGCGCCGGTACCTCTCGAGGAGCCCATCCCGAAGCCAGTGCCAGCCGAAACCCTCACTCCCGTCCCACCTCCGTCCAAGGCACCGGCGACCGCCGCTCCCAAGTGGGCCGCGACACCTCAACCCCAGCCTCAACCCGCGGCCGCTGAGCCTCAAACAACCCCTCCAGAGTCACCCACCAGGCCACCAACCCCCTCACGAAGCGCCACGACTCCGCTGGATTCCAAGCTGGCTCAGCGCATCCAGCAGCTCATGGTGAGCTACCAGCAACTGTCGTCGGGACACGACCCCATCCCCGAGTTCGAGAAGGAGCTCAAACGCATTCATGCGCGGGCATTGACGGCCAAGACTCGCTCCCAACTCGCACACGTCAACACGTCCCTGGACGCGCTGGCCAGGCACCTGGAGACCGTCGCTGCGTCTCGGGCCCCCAGCCCACCTCCCGCGCCCCAACCCGTGGTGACGCTCCGCGCTCCGAGCCCGCACTTCATGGCCCTGCTGACCACCCCGAAGCTGAACCCCACGGATGAACGGCTGGCCCGGCGCTTCGTCTACCTCAAGTCCCTGTACCTGGTGCGCTCCTCGAAGCGGGAATATCCCCAGCACCACGAGGACACCTTCGTCCAGATCCTCCACCGCGCAATGGAGGCGGACACCGCGGACGAGCGCATGGACATCCACCGGGCCCTCGACGACTGGAAGTCCACGCTGGACCGCGCCACGCCGAAGTAG
- the epsA gene encoding exopolysaccharide biosynthesis glycosyltransferase EpsA yields MSVATPESPQSPPFTTGRPRLRIGQLAIDQLTFEDAVLEIGRLVDAHQGGYVFTANVDHVVLAEDNLQFREAYSRATISVVDGMPIVWASKAMDVALPERIAGSDLILPLMQLGAERKWRVFLLGAGPGVAEKVAKVVGEKYGVEVVGWDSPMVRTDAGDAQNDPIVARIREKDPHLLFVALGSPKQEVWISQVSAKLGPTVAIGVGAGFDFIAGTAKRAPAWISKAGFEWLYRLVNEPKRLWRRYILNDSRFATILLREFWKKTGG; encoded by the coding sequence ATGAGTGTCGCGACTCCGGAGTCTCCCCAGTCCCCGCCGTTCACCACGGGCCGTCCGCGCTTGCGGATTGGACAGCTCGCCATCGACCAGCTCACGTTCGAGGACGCGGTGCTGGAGATTGGGCGCCTGGTGGATGCGCACCAGGGCGGGTACGTCTTCACGGCCAACGTGGACCACGTGGTGCTGGCCGAGGACAACCTGCAGTTCCGCGAGGCGTACTCGCGCGCCACGATTTCGGTGGTGGATGGGATGCCCATCGTCTGGGCATCGAAGGCGATGGATGTGGCGCTGCCCGAGCGCATCGCGGGCTCGGACTTGATTCTCCCGCTGATGCAGTTGGGCGCGGAGCGCAAGTGGCGGGTGTTCCTGCTCGGCGCGGGGCCCGGCGTGGCGGAGAAGGTGGCGAAGGTGGTGGGCGAGAAGTACGGCGTGGAGGTGGTGGGCTGGGATTCGCCCATGGTCCGCACGGACGCGGGGGACGCGCAGAACGACCCGATTGTCGCCCGGATTCGGGAGAAGGACCCGCACCTGCTCTTCGTGGCGTTGGGCAGCCCGAAGCAGGAGGTGTGGATTTCGCAGGTGTCCGCGAAGCTGGGGCCCACGGTGGCGATTGGCGTGGGCGCGGGGTTCGACTTCATCGCCGGCACGGCGAAGCGCGCGCCCGCGTGGATTTCCAAGGCCGGGTTCGAGTGGCTGTACCGTCTGGTCAATGAACCCAAGCGCCTGTGGCGCCGGTACATCCTCAATGACTCGCGCTTCGCCACCATCCTGCTGCGGGAGTTCTGGAAGAAGACAGGCGGCTAA